From the genome of Spirochaetota bacterium, one region includes:
- a CDS encoding ATP-binding protein, whose product MIKNLISIFQRSDKKVKIITLILLPIIVIFVAQLIINLIYLSVIFVVESILMLVLSVYITVIFVRIVVGIYVAEEFVKKNNVEYYPLSSFQEFPSFVVKNISMLIRKSRQIEDMKKNILKVINLIDSIGIIILNKERDIVFYNDFVRRFFKLTQGYIGKKLFSILPLTSFKISGFKDSKTYETEIMLEGQSRKIRICQKSSGNLTIIYFVDISEQKNMESITELTLSIISHELNTPITNLSLALENILLSRAFSEEVVSIALSNISRISNTISNIMSLSNIHSKKISINREWFSLKEIISSVLDNLVPSYQSKNIKVNTIYEGKEEIFEDREKIRLILFNITDNAFKFSPSGEEVRIQVRSEKGFEISISNVSSDLSDDELDKIFDKFYRASNSKGLRGSGLGLYIVKSLCDILGIKVEVVKQHNIIIFKLSKEEK is encoded by the coding sequence ATGATTAAAAACTTAATTAGCATATTTCAACGATCAGATAAGAAAGTAAAAATTATAACACTCATACTGTTGCCCATCATTGTTATATTTGTAGCACAGTTGATAATTAATTTGATTTACCTTAGTGTTATCTTTGTCGTAGAAAGCATCCTAATGTTAGTTCTATCTGTCTATATCACCGTAATATTTGTCAGGATAGTAGTTGGAATTTATGTTGCAGAGGAATTCGTAAAGAAAAACAATGTGGAATACTATCCTCTCTCCTCGTTTCAGGAATTTCCTAGTTTTGTAGTCAAAAATATCTCAATGCTTATAAGAAAGAGTAGACAGATAGAGGATATGAAAAAAAATATTCTCAAAGTAATAAATCTGATTGATAGTATAGGTATCATAATACTTAACAAAGAGAGAGATATAGTGTTCTACAACGACTTTGTTCGGAGGTTCTTCAAACTAACCCAAGGTTATATAGGTAAAAAACTCTTTTCAATTTTGCCGCTGACGAGTTTTAAAATATCCGGCTTCAAGGACAGCAAAACCTATGAGACAGAAATTATGCTTGAAGGACAGTCTAGAAAGATAAGGATCTGTCAAAAAAGTTCTGGAAATTTGACAATAATTTATTTTGTTGACATATCTGAACAAAAGAATATGGAAAGTATCACCGAACTAACCTTAAGCATAATATCGCATGAACTGAACACACCAATAACTAATCTATCACTGGCTCTGGAAAACATACTACTATCTAGAGCGTTTTCCGAAGAGGTTGTCAGTATAGCACTCTCAAACATCTCAAGAATTTCAAACACTATATCAAATATAATGAGTCTATCAAATATACATTCAAAGAAAATATCAATAAATAGGGAGTGGTTTTCACTTAAAGAGATCATATCTTCTGTTCTTGACAATCTTGTTCCTTCATATCAAAGTAAGAATATTAAAGTAAATACCATATATGAAGGTAAGGAAGAGATATTTGAGGATAGGGAGAAAATTAGACTTATTCTTTTCAATATCACAGACAACGCTTTTAAATTCTCTCCTAGTGGTGAGGAGGTTAGAATACAAGTTAGAAGTGAGAAAGGTTTTGAAATTTCTATATCAAATGTATCTAGTGACTTAAGTGACGATGAGTTAGACAAAATATTTGATAAGTTTTATAGAGCCAGTAATAGCAAGGGGCTACGTGGTAGTGGACTGGGGCTCTATATAGTAAAGTCTCTGTGTGATATTTTAGGGATTAAAGTTGAGGTTGTAAAGCAACACAATATTATAATTTTCAAACTTTCAAAGGAGGAAAAATGA